The Hippocampus zosterae strain Florida chromosome 11, ASM2543408v3, whole genome shotgun sequence genome includes the window CTTTTACCTGTCAACTAGTCTGGGACACAATAATCCGGGCACCAATTGAAAAGTTCTGGAGAATTTTTGTCAATCCTTTATCTATCATTAATACTTGCTACATTAATACTAACTCCTAGAAGATAATATATTCTAAATTGAACTACTTAACACTAAATTGAACTCACAACACACAGCCTTGGAGCCTTATTTTGTGAGATACGGAAAAAGTTATCAATGTAGctccttcgttttttttttctttccagggaATTTTGCTGGAGCACCGTGAGAAGGAGTTTGGGGATAAAGTCAACATGCTGGCTGTCCTCAGAACTGCCCGCAAAATGCGAGATGAGATGAAAAGATAGACCTGACCTCGTCGGGGTTTATGTATACATGTCTGATGACGTCATGATGAAATGTCTCAAAATGGGCCACTTTGACAGTTTGCTGCCTTATTGTTTCTGGTTTGCTGTCGCGGCTTTTTGTGTGCTTTAATGATGATCTGACTCTAAACTCTCCAGAGGGAGCAGCTCTGATGTTTGGACACAAACAACCGCGCTGCCCGCCGGACACTATAGGAAGAGTAAACTATTAAAAGTTTTAGCCCGTGTTGTGTTTAAACACACGTGATTCAACAATAAATGGGTTGGTGACTGATACAAACTGAATTGTTTTATCTCAGGGGTAAATAAAGTATGGCCTGTAGGCCACTTACACTGTGGAATAGTGGTTAGCAAGTCTAACTCAATTTTGGGATTCCGTGCGTCCGTACACTCAGTGAGCGATTCGTCTGTGCTCGATTAGTTTCCCTTATTCCTTGGAGACATGGGAGCATTAGTGCGCTTGCGCAAAACTGCGTCAATAATCTCGTCGCTTTACGTCAAGGTAAGTCAACGCTAATGTTTATGCCGTTGCTGCTGTTTTCACTGGTCGACATTCAGTACGCATATACAGTGTTTAATGTTGATAGATATGAagagaaaaacagaaataacCCATGTAGGCGTCTTATTTAACCACTGAAATGCTAACGCGACGTGAGCTAGCTTGCTAGCAGCGGCAAGTTTGAAGGTTTCATTCGAAGTGCTTTAACTCTTCCGCTACCGGTTTAAACTTGTCGTCAGTGTATGCTTTGTTGCACGAAGACGTCATAAATCCATTAATTGCCAATAGGTGACGTGTTACAATTTCAGCTAGCTAttgcgtttatttttttttaactgctgcaTTAACTTGTATCTTCATGAATTAAGAGAAAATATTGTGGCCTCCCATGTAGTACTGTCGTTTTGGAAACCTATTGCAACACTCAAAAACTGCTATAAATCATACGAAAATATATATGGACTATTTGTAAGACTAAACAGTTTTCAACATACACTATTGGGCCTTCCAAGTGTCATTACAGCATGAACCTAAAATGTACTACAACTACAGttgcagtatatatatttttttgcttttgacaaCATTGGCCTCAATGACAacattcacactttttaaaaatgttcaaggACAGCCTCTTTAATTCCTTTTTGTGACTCTTGCAGTTTCGGTGGAATTCTCTTCCAACCTGCTGATAAGATCAGTGGCCACTCGTGCTTCCAAGCTGAAAACGTTTTACTGAGGTTCTACTGGTTCTTTTAAAGGCCAAATTGCCCAGTCTTGATACAGTATATAGCTCCAGGTCTACATACTTGAACAATTGTCgttgatcaatattccacagcaccagacacttaaAATGCTCAAGGACTTTCTGCACTACTATTACTGCTACTTGGTCACCTAAAAATGGTGCAACGATGACTCAGCACATTGTCGCACAGTCGTCGTTGGGTGGTACGACTGCGCAatggtacccttacattacggaaAGTCTTTCTATAACTTGTCATGCCTGTTTATCGTAGTTCCTTGTTATTGTAATACTAGTGTAGCCTATACTACCCAAgagaaattccttgtgtgttttacatatttggcctctaaagatgattctgattagtATTATGCAATAGATGAATATGTAACTTGATGGCGTGCACATTATGTGGCACGATGGCCCAACCTAAACTCTTCCTTGTTGGACTCGTGGGTGTTATCTTTGTCTTCTATTGGCCACACATTCCTTATCACTTGTTGAAGTACTCGTTTGTCCTTTCCAAATCTGCGACATTTTGACGCCCCGCAAATATGTTTTGGAATTTGCCTTGGACTGATCTGATCCACAGCAGACAATGGAGACAAGTtagtatatttaaatatttatcttGATGTTTCCTTAGCCTCTCTCAGGCTGTCATTCTAGCGTCAAGTGCAAGAGTAAGCAGTGAGTAGTAATTAActactggcaaccgattcagggtgtcccccacctactgcccgaagacagctgggataggctccagcaccccccgcgaccctagtgaggatcaagcggttaggaagatgagtGTGCAGTGTGCATCAGTGTGcactttttaaaagaaaatttaTTTGGTGTGCTGAGATTTTCCTATTTTGGATTATAATTTAACGGCATTTTGCATGATTAGCTCGCTTTTAGGAAGAGTTTGGCATTTGGTGTCACCGAGGGCGTCACGTTTTGCACAAAGcctgttgacatttttcttccAGCGCGCGCAGTGAAGCGCTGACAGCGGCGATGCCGGAAGCTTTGAAGCGAATTCTTTCCCCTGCCTTCTACCGCCGCGTGGCTTTCGCTTCGTGCGTCGCTCGCTTTGAAAGAAGCCCGGTCGCTCACTTTCACAGAGGTAGAGCCAAAGCCAGTCCCGAGCCAGGCAAATGTGCTCCAGGCAAGAATTCACAACATTAATTAGTCTTgatttgtttctgtcatttcCCAGAAGTTGCGGAACTGGTGTGACCGTTAACGATTTGTCAGCCTCTACCGACGATGCACTCCGCTAAACAGGAAAAATCATAGACTCTTATATAGtctatgatttttttattattattatttatcgtATTTAGTTTTTATGTCATTGTTTGTCCTCAATAAACAAAAGTTCACTCGCGATTCTGTTTCTCTAACTCTGTAGCTAGTGAAGGTCGGGTTGATAAGATGTTCCAgtctataaaaataataaaaaattaaaaattaaaaagcgtGTCGTGCTAATCGCCTTCATGtatgttgttttctgtttgtgttGCAGATTTGGTATCCGACGTCGACAAGTTGGGGATGGGCGGGTGGGCTTTGGGTGTGGGAGCTGTGGGAGCTGCCCTGGCTGGCATTTTCTTGGTCAACTCCAGTCTGACTCTCCCCAAAGTAGGCAAGGCGTCGCTGGAATATCTCGCCGATGCTGACCTGCTCTCCATCGCTGACGGTGCGAGTGACTTCTCAAGCACCCTCGGTGCCGTTCATTCGTGTGGCGGTTGTATAAGAAAAGAAAGTTGTAATCGAGAGCGAACTGCCATTCTCGCACTCCTCGTCGAATGTGAAGTGGATTAGATTGGAAAACGGTACGACTTGCTTGATTTTGAAGGTCATGggcagattagattgacatggcaacatgGAGGCTAAAATCAGATTGgacaaaaataatcaaacaCCCACACCCTTGAAGCTGTGTAAGTCCCAAGAAAATGGAGAGAATAGATTTTTGAGAataatgaccgtattttccgctcaaaataaggcgcttcggagtataaggcgcaccttcgatgaatggcctattttaaaactgttttcctaAATAAGGCGCATTGCATTATATTATAATCTACAATCGTGGCTGCGGtggtgttatgcatccactaaatgGGGCTAcgttaaagggaatacaatacagcttgatATATAGAGAACTTTCaaactttacaaaacatttaaaatactacgtccataaaaatctgaatattgatccatatggaaggtgcatcggattatcaggcgcactgttggcttttgatcAAATTgattgcttttaggtgcgccttatcgtgcggaaaatacggttttACAATTTTAAGAATTCAGCTCGGAAATGTAGATCGGTGCTCCTGATTGTGTATTTCGGCAAGCGGAGAAGGTTTGCTGGCCTTGACTGCTCACCGTTGTTTGGTgctttaattattattctttttttaaaaaatcagaaaTGGTTGTTATAAACAGCACTTGTGTCGACAGATGGCAAGGTCATCAAAGCAAAGAGTCTGTGGGAAAAGAACGGCGCCGTCATCATGGCTGTGCGGCGGCCCGGATGATTTTTGTGCAGAGAGGTGAGATCACGCGTTGTGTTTTTCGGTGGTCCGCGAGCGCGACGACGTGAACTTCAAAATGTTTCCTCGCAGGAGGCTTCCGAGCTGTCCTCTCTGAAGACCCGGCTGGAAGAGCTCGGCGTCCCTCTGGTGGCCGTGGTAAAGGAACACATCGGCACGGAGATCCAGGACTTCAGACCGCACTTTGCTGGGGACATCTACATCGACCAAAAGGTCAGCCCTCTTTTTCAGCATCCACACGACGGCAAACTTTCAATACCAAAGTACTACATTATCATCGGACGTGACCATCAGGCTAACTTAACACTTCATAATTGAACTGCAATTTAAAAGAAACCTGCGCTACTCACAATTTTTGTGGTTCCACTTGAATCGTTTCAAGTGGAACCACAAAAATTGCCACGAGTAAATTGTATCGATTGAATCATTGAAACGCCGTCAATATGCGCCCCCATTGACGACCACTCGCCACCTTACAGAAACATTTCTACGGGGCAAAAATGGGCGCTATGGGGCTGTTGCGCTTCAGCGTGTTGCAGAACTTCGTGCGGGCCTGGAGGTCCGGCTATCAGGGCAACATGTTGGGCGAGGGCTTCATCTTGGGGGGCGTCTTTGTCATCGGCGCGGGAGAACAGGTAGTGTACACAAAACACACCGGACAGTACGAGTACACTCTTTGTCTTCACAAGTGTGATAATTCAGTTTAGTTTCACCGAGCGCTTAGCATAAACTCCACATTGTGGTCTGCAGGGGGTCCTACTGGAGCACCGCGAGAAGGAGTTCGGCAACAAAGTGGAAGTGGCGGATGTTCTCCAAGCCGCCAAGAAAATCGTACCACGCAAATAAGTTTATTTCGAGCActtaatataaaataatgaagGTAGAAAGTCGTAGACACTACGTCCGGTATGGACATCTCGGCCAGTTTAATGAAGTCGCCTCTTAttgccagacaaaaaaaaaaaaaagctgtgaaatGTACAACTAACTAAATTACTGACATGTTACTGATGAAGACATTCTGAAGCGAGACGGGTATGGAAATGGGGTGATGTGAACACTAGATTACTTTGCGATTGAACTTTGTCTTTGAACTCCTCGGGCTGCTAGtttgtcccccaccccaccacaaCCACCTCAAGCCGGCCTCCCATCATGACCGACGTGTGTGCTCTTATGTGGCTGCGCGTGTAACAATGACGACTTGTCTTTTCTAAACTCTACGATGAGAGGGGCAAGTCTGATGAGCCGACACGTGCATTTCGCGGCGGTCATCATTCGGAGACCTTCTGGAGtgtgggtcgggggggggggggggggggggggcaatagtcTGCACTTgtacttgtgaggaaaaaaaagcaataaataaaataaaagcatcgaCTGTTTGACTTTAAGCTCAAAAAACTCGACAGACACTTAAGAGTAATGACACCAATACAAAAGATCATgatcatcaaaaatgaaatggagACATAATTGGATGTCAGTCATTATCTTTTATGGTAGTACTGAGTAAAATGCGTGTCAAGAAATGTGTGTATATGCCAACGCAatatcaaaaacacaaaatagggACTGCACTTTCCCCATCGTGATAGCATTACGTGACTGAAAACATTCACGGAGTGTAACATGGATTGTCGAAACATTTGTGGCCCATTCAGTGCACATCTTGTTTTGTGTCATTCCAATGTGCTTGATTGGGACGAGATTAGaaagctttatttaaaaaaaaaaaaaacacaatgaatgTCATGTACAGTAACTCCTTCAACcagacatccttttttttttccttatgcaTAGTGGCATGGTGcaaaaaccatttaaaataAAGCTCGCGGGACAACCTTTCACCTTTTGGATACATTCGTAACCGCAATATGTTTCAGTTCTGTGCTGACGAAAATCTGCCAGGTGTTAAGTTCATAACAGGACACTTGGCAACCCAGTAAAAGCTTCGTTAATTTACTTGGCAGCACATCGACTCGTTCAAAACCCGTTTCCTTGACTTTCGCGCAGTCTTGACAGGAGTGACAAATGCTCACAGCGTTGAGATTTAAAGTTATGGAATGGAACCATT containing:
- the LOC127610142 gene encoding peroxiredoxin-like 2A, with the translated sequence METNLVSDVDKLGMGGWALGVGAVGAALAGIFLVNSSLTLPKVGKASLEYLADADLLSIADDGKVIKAKSLWEKNGAVIMAVRRPGUFLCREEASELSSLKTRLEELGVPLVAVVKEHIGTEIQDFRPHFAGDIYIDQKKHFYGAKMGAMGLLRFSVLQNFVRAWRSGYQGNMLGEGFILGGVFVIGAGEQGVLLEHREKEFGNKVEVADVLQAAKKIVPRK